One Nitrospira sp. genomic region harbors:
- a CDS encoding response regulator, whose amino-acid sequence MPSVLVVDDEDQIRQLIRETLEQAGYDVQEASNGKQGLERYRTKPADLVIMDILMPDQDGLESIMTLRREFPASRVIAITGGSDMIGILNFLDVAKMLGARRTLQKPFDMQTLLDAAQSELNH is encoded by the coding sequence ATGCCATCAGTCCTAGTCGTTGACGACGAAGATCAAATCCGCCAGCTGATCCGAGAGACCCTGGAGCAGGCGGGGTACGACGTACAGGAAGCCAGCAACGGGAAGCAGGGCCTGGAGCGGTATCGGACCAAGCCCGCGGATCTCGTGATCATGGACATTCTGATGCCCGATCAAGACGGGCTCGAAAGCATCATGACCCTGCGCCGTGAGTTCCCGGCCTCGCGCGTGATTGCCATTACCGGTGGCAGTGACATGATCGGCATCTTGAATTTTCTCGATGTGGCCAAAATGCTTGGCGCCCGACGAACCCTTCAGAAGCCGTTCGATATGCAGACCCTTCTGGATGCGGCCCAATCAGAACTCAACCACTAG
- a CDS encoding PAS domain S-box protein, whose amino-acid sequence MDVTENLLFGSALLSGAALWAFVRERRRNFLQSRVIAATNSGVLVTDASVPRHPIIQANPAFRLLTGYAESEVLGQSTHLLNGAHTDRTAVEKIGLALQDSRACRVTVRHYRKNGTPFWNEVTLSPVKNRAGTVIQFIWVMNDVTQRQQAEEALKHTHDPSHLLAELTAETILVIGEDNRIVYVNAAGIRLLGATSPEQLIGNPLAAILPPDRQEAARQRLQHLRGSGDPRTCFEERFVCLDSHTLHKVVTVMVSASPVLWKGRAATLFSCSDLTAEQQARSTTQRLEQQLTSAETAAHLGSWEWNPGDHTAQWSKELYRILGHPQDTVAPSHNRFLSSFHPDDRDRLHTALTQYLESDTPLDVSCRIVQPNGTVRHVHCLGEAIVRDTTNQPIRVAGTLQDLTPHVMMEQIAHDRDEQFKMVVESAPNGILLTSEDGTITLANATLEKIFGYGHGELIGHSVDILVPNEFKSSHADQRRIFFAAPVSRPMGAGREFLARRKDGKEISVEIGLAPLRTSTGTHVLATIVDISARKALNELLREKDALNQAVLDSLTAEVAVLDQAGQITAVNTAWRQFGLTGTGEAAPISPGHNYLVSLKNAAHGGDATAQCALEGIEAVRAGTRERFSLEYPCQTPTEARWFAMTVMPLHGPWDGLVVTHEEISARKLAEQEREHLLTQTQHLQKMQAIGTLAGGIAHEFNNSLTAVLGFSELAIKAIAKDHKVRRHLDQIIAAGRKSRDLVHQLLTFSQQGRHLKRPLSLHILTKESLKLLRPLVPSWVQLNERIHVPTPPVSADSSQMHQMLLNLVENALHAMQKTGGTLTVALEEAQVTQLRVGPQARLEPGAYARLMVQDTGEGMPPDVQERIFDPFFTTKDLGTGRGMGLAVVHGIITAHGGTIFVDSAPGTGTTVEVYLPIILTQNATSVSPNAEEPLPQGHECVLFVDDEESLARFGGEMLESLGYYAVVRMSASEALQAFRMAPQRFDLLITDVTMPNMSGIALAKDCRLLRPDLPIILCSGSEHTLSVEAKQVQGLTKCVLKPLMLQDVARTIRQVLDQAASETPSPHQRYRELARELVEEHDAISPSR is encoded by the coding sequence ATGGATGTAACCGAGAACCTCTTGTTCGGCAGCGCCCTTCTCTCTGGAGCCGCTCTCTGGGCCTTCGTCCGTGAACGACGGCGCAACTTCCTTCAATCGAGGGTGATCGCCGCCACCAACTCCGGCGTGCTGGTCACCGATGCCTCCGTCCCCCGCCATCCGATCATCCAGGCGAATCCGGCATTCCGGCTCCTGACCGGATACGCGGAGAGCGAAGTCTTGGGACAATCGACTCACCTTCTGAATGGAGCCCACACCGACCGAACGGCGGTTGAGAAAATCGGGCTGGCTCTTCAGGACAGTCGGGCCTGTCGCGTCACCGTCCGTCATTATCGGAAAAACGGCACTCCCTTCTGGAACGAAGTCACACTCTCCCCCGTCAAGAATCGGGCGGGGACCGTGATCCAGTTTATCTGGGTGATGAATGATGTCACCCAACGGCAGCAGGCCGAAGAAGCCTTGAAACACACGCACGACCCTTCGCACCTCTTGGCAGAGCTCACGGCCGAAACCATTCTGGTGATCGGCGAAGATAACCGCATTGTCTACGTCAATGCCGCCGGAATTCGACTCCTTGGCGCCACGTCTCCGGAACAACTCATTGGCAATCCCCTGGCGGCGATCCTGCCTCCTGACCGGCAGGAGGCCGCGCGGCAACGCCTGCAGCACCTGCGCGGCTCAGGGGATCCACGCACCTGTTTCGAAGAGCGATTCGTCTGTTTGGATTCGCACACGCTGCACAAAGTCGTCACGGTCATGGTCTCCGCCTCACCCGTGCTCTGGAAGGGGAGGGCTGCGACGCTGTTCTCCTGTTCGGATCTGACCGCAGAACAACAGGCCCGCTCGACCACCCAACGCCTCGAGCAACAATTGACGTCAGCGGAGACCGCGGCTCACCTTGGAAGCTGGGAATGGAATCCTGGAGACCATACCGCGCAGTGGTCAAAAGAGCTGTACCGTATTTTGGGCCATCCACAGGACACGGTTGCTCCCAGCCATAACCGGTTCCTGTCCTCGTTCCATCCGGACGATCGAGATCGTCTCCATACGGCCCTGACTCAGTATCTTGAGAGCGACACACCGCTGGATGTGAGCTGCCGTATTGTGCAGCCGAATGGCACCGTTCGCCACGTGCACTGCCTCGGAGAAGCGATTGTCAGAGACACGACGAATCAGCCGATCCGCGTAGCCGGCACACTGCAAGATCTCACTCCGCACGTGATGATGGAGCAGATCGCGCACGATCGGGATGAACAATTCAAGATGGTTGTGGAATCGGCCCCCAACGGCATCCTCCTGACGTCCGAGGACGGAACCATCACGCTAGCAAATGCGACCCTCGAAAAGATCTTCGGGTACGGTCACGGCGAACTCATCGGCCACTCGGTCGACATCCTGGTGCCGAATGAATTCAAGTCCAGCCACGCCGATCAGCGCCGAATCTTCTTCGCTGCGCCGGTCTCCCGACCGATGGGCGCCGGCCGTGAGTTTCTCGCGCGAAGAAAGGATGGGAAGGAGATCTCCGTTGAAATCGGACTCGCCCCGCTGCGCACGTCGACCGGAACGCATGTTCTCGCCACCATCGTGGATATCTCCGCTCGCAAAGCCCTGAACGAACTGCTGCGTGAGAAGGACGCCTTGAATCAAGCCGTACTCGATTCACTGACCGCGGAAGTCGCCGTGCTCGATCAGGCCGGCCAGATCACGGCCGTCAACACCGCGTGGCGGCAATTCGGACTGACGGGAACCGGCGAGGCGGCACCGATCTCCCCGGGACACAACTACCTTGTCAGCCTTAAGAACGCAGCCCACGGAGGGGATGCCACTGCGCAATGCGCGCTTGAAGGGATCGAGGCCGTCCGGGCAGGGACCCGTGAGCGGTTTTCTCTCGAATATCCCTGCCAGACACCCACTGAGGCGCGGTGGTTTGCCATGACCGTCATGCCGCTTCACGGACCCTGGGACGGACTCGTCGTCACCCACGAAGAGATCTCGGCCCGCAAGCTGGCGGAGCAAGAACGAGAACACCTCCTTACGCAAACGCAACATCTCCAAAAGATGCAAGCGATCGGGACCTTGGCCGGCGGGATCGCACATGAATTCAATAATAGCCTGACCGCCGTTCTTGGATTCAGCGAACTGGCCATCAAAGCCATCGCCAAGGATCACAAGGTCCGGCGACACCTCGATCAGATCATTGCCGCAGGACGAAAGTCCCGCGATCTGGTCCATCAGCTTCTTACATTCAGCCAGCAAGGGCGCCATCTCAAACGCCCGCTCTCGTTGCACATCCTCACCAAGGAATCCCTGAAGCTGCTCCGGCCGCTGGTCCCCTCCTGGGTTCAGCTCAACGAACGCATCCACGTGCCGACGCCGCCGGTATCGGCCGATTCCTCCCAGATGCATCAGATGCTGCTCAATCTCGTGGAAAACGCCTTGCACGCCATGCAGAAAACGGGCGGAACACTCACCGTCGCGCTGGAGGAAGCCCAGGTTACACAACTGCGAGTCGGCCCCCAGGCGCGCTTGGAGCCCGGCGCCTACGCGCGACTGATGGTCCAGGACACGGGGGAAGGGATGCCGCCTGATGTTCAAGAGCGCATCTTCGATCCCTTCTTTACTACAAAGGACCTTGGCACAGGGCGCGGCATGGGTCTCGCCGTCGTGCATGGCATCATCACCGCCCATGGCGGAACTATTTTTGTGGACAGCGCCCCGGGTACCGGCACGACCGTCGAGGTCTACTTGCCGATTATCCTCACCCAGAACGCCACGTCCGTTTCTCCCAACGCCGAAGAGCCGCTCCCGCAAGGGCATGAATGCGTCCTCTTTGTCGACGATGAGGAATCCCTTGCCCGTTTTGGAGGGGAGATGCTAGAGTCGCTCGGGTACTATGCAGTGGTGCGTATGAGTGCGTCGGAAGCCTTGCAGGCGTTCCGCATGGCCCCTCAGCGGTTCGACCTTCTGATCACCGACGTCACGATGCCGAACATGAGCGGCATTGCGCTCGCGAAAGACTGTCGCCTATTACGTCCCGATCTTCCGATTATTCTCTGCTCTGGATCGGAACACACGCTGTCCGTAGAGGCCAAGCAAGTCCAAGGCTTGACCAAATGCGTCTTAAAACCGCTGATGCTACAGGATGTGGCTCGCACCATCAGGCAGGTGCTGGACCAAGCAGCCTCGGAGACTCCGTCCCCCCATCAGCGATACCGTGAACTCGCCCGCGAACTTGTTGAGGAACACGATGCCATCAGTCCTAGTCGTTGA
- a CDS encoding response regulator transcription factor, with protein MQKVKANTVRLLLVDDHEVVRVGLRTVLTQHEHVAVIGESSTVADAVRDAARLKPDVILMDVRLPDGSGVDACREILAAHPDIRVIFLTSYADDDSVLAAVLAGAHGYVLKEIDSSALLRAVHAVAEGHSILDPSVTERALTWLRGLSKGSAPPGTEPLSPQEERVLALVAEGQTNKEIATALNLSDKTVKNYLANVFQKLRVTRRAQAAAFFAKRKQ; from the coding sequence ATGCAGAAAGTGAAAGCGAACACGGTTCGACTGCTGCTCGTCGATGATCACGAGGTCGTCCGGGTCGGGCTTCGTACCGTCCTCACCCAGCACGAGCACGTCGCGGTCATCGGGGAATCCTCGACCGTCGCCGATGCGGTGCGCGATGCCGCACGGCTGAAACCGGACGTCATTCTCATGGACGTGCGACTGCCGGACGGATCCGGCGTGGATGCCTGCCGGGAGATTCTGGCGGCCCACCCCGACATACGTGTCATTTTCCTCACCTCGTACGCCGACGATGATTCAGTCCTCGCGGCGGTATTGGCTGGCGCGCACGGATATGTGCTGAAAGAAATCGACTCCTCCGCGCTGCTCCGTGCGGTGCATGCCGTGGCAGAAGGGCATTCCATCCTCGATCCCAGTGTCACAGAACGGGCCCTCACATGGCTGCGAGGCCTCAGCAAGGGCTCCGCCCCACCGGGAACCGAGCCGTTGTCTCCACAAGAAGAGCGGGTCCTGGCCCTCGTGGCAGAAGGTCAAACCAACAAGGAAATCGCCACCGCCCTGAACCTTAGCGATAAGACGGTCAAAAATTACTTAGCTAATGTCTTTCAGAAGCTGCGCGTGACGCGGCGGGCCCAAGCCGCTGCTTTTTTCGCGAAGAGGAAACAATAG
- a CDS encoding PAS domain S-box protein encodes MSGTGQLPELESLRTQLADVARELAERDRTLYEQTTNRDRQLQDLQEQSVWLRTIVEGTAADIGERFFASLVNQLTSTLQVQYAVIGIVTEAAPHTIHTIAVSSGGTLVRNFEYALSQTPCEAALKESFARFDSQVQDTFPKFELPGGVRIDSYCGVQIRIKSGAVIGILAIMDTKPLRKSEWIQSVLTLFAARAGAELQRQRAEAAQRAAESRLRFTQVAVDQSFDGVLWADDSTRFIYANDAVCRSLGYSREEFLGLTIADIAPCHDPERFQQRLDEIKQGGAATYESVHRRKDGSEFPIEISVTYLEYEGTGYTCGFIRDITERQRVEQERLQALTDLRNITETVPDFMFTLDTQGNMVKWNHRVEEVTGYTPEELHGKSALAFVPPHEQEQTARAIQRAFTDGKAELEGHLITKDQRTIPYHWTGAVLKELHGRIIGITGIGRDVSAQKETAEALQRQQHHLMEAQALAHLGSWEWDIESGDTVWSEEQFRIFGHEPGAIAVTYDTFLAALLPDDHDRVLAAVNDALLGKCPLDLECRIVRPNGDIRVIHMRADVQRDITAHPTAMAGTALDITERKQVEEALRASEERWHLAVQGSNDGIWDWNIQAGEIFFSARWKAMRGFADHEVRNHIDEWRSRIHPDDLDRVLQSIDHYLARQTPGFCEEYRVQRKDGSYMWILDRGTALWAEDGSPVRMAGSETDITEHRQTLLQLEEQDTLLRSILDAEPECVKRVAADGTLLHMNKAGLGFIESDALEQVAGRSVYGLIAPESLEQFRRMHDAVIRGNPQTLEFQVVGLKGRRRWLETHAVPLSNPIEHRVEHLAVTRDVTERKQAEGALRTSQEKLQQALRASHTGLWDWNTDTNEASFSREWKYQLGYEETELTDTFESWESLLHPEDHDRVIAYVQAYLASPEGDYQQEFRLRHKDGSYRWIEARAAFVTETDGRRVRLLGSHTDITKRKWVELALRESEARTRSILETALDAVVSINESGLIMGWNPQAEVLFGYAPHEVLGRLLDETIIPARYRQAHAHGMNRMLQSDDGSAIKRRFEFFALHQSGQEFPVEFAIAASQVDGQRMFTAFIRDISERKRAEEALRESEERYRTLVELSPSGVFVFSEGRTVYVNSMAMTLLGATEPNDILARSPFEFIHPDYHEDVTQNLRRVLAGEATVHRAERVYLKMDGTPLHVQVEAVRITWNGTPAIQGFFSDITERKQMEDRLRTTQYAVDHAADSIFFIGDNGYFLDVNESACRRLGYTKEELLTMSVMDIDPDFLPAVWDSFWEEFKRTKLVHLETKHCSKSGEIYPVEVTANYLLHNGQEIDCAIVRDITERKQAEEALRRSEQQLRTVLDTLPIGVWFTDEKGHVLYGNPVGHRIWAEAARVGLPQPGGDGLWWETIAQPEAPHRWAVGTVLARGHDVQNETLAIETRAGECRTIRNSAVPVKGDAGEMLGAIVLNEDITDRIRAEKALHQEHALLMAVMDAATDIIFVKDLEGRYIHINRAGARALGMPVEEVIGWNDYAIWPSDLAASCQLADRRVLETGEPVTVEETSVCDGVTTIYLTTKAPYRNAEGQIIGVIGVARDITERKQAEEALRASEQLFAKAFRASPNPIGITEVATGRCIDTNQACLDLLGFSREEVVGQTTLMLGIWPNPKDRDMLISRLQSSGAMHNEEMTFNTKSGNRRHVLVSSDLVEMNGMKCLITVGNDITERIRAEEALREQHSLLSAIMNTTMDIIFVKDLDGHYLHMNPAGARVVGLSPQEVVGKDDDAIWPPDLVACCKEADRLILSTGSAQTMEESTIANGKRITYLTTKAPYRDAAGNMIGIIGVAHDISQIKQSEEDLRRSHAFIRQIIDTNPNFIFAKDREGRFTLVNKAVAEAYGTSVEQLIGKTDADFNSNTQELEFFRKKDLEVLNSLREQFIGEEMITDAAGHTRWLQTVKRPILDESGLATMVLGASTDITERKRIEETLRQRERDLRTALDERERISQDLHDGILQSLYAVGLGLEACKPLMTQRHYKKAAASMDRAIGHLNHVMSEVRNFIAGLESQILQGSTFPMALRTMVQTLTANHPIPCTLTIDECLADTFSTEQALHLLNVVREALSNSLRHSEATKTTVSLKSLSRSIRLTIADNGRGFNHASMHGAGHGLTNMEARARKVGGRFAIRSVPQHGTRITIDLPKRSTEGDSPCRK; translated from the coding sequence ATGAGTGGGACCGGACAACTGCCTGAACTGGAATCGCTGCGGACGCAACTCGCCGACGTGGCACGAGAGCTCGCCGAGCGGGATCGAACACTGTATGAGCAGACCACTAACCGTGACCGCCAGCTACAGGACCTACAAGAACAGTCCGTCTGGCTCCGCACGATAGTTGAGGGGACCGCCGCAGACATCGGCGAGCGGTTTTTCGCGTCCTTGGTGAATCAGCTCACCTCAACCTTGCAGGTGCAGTACGCGGTCATTGGCATCGTCACCGAGGCCGCCCCTCACACGATCCACACAATCGCCGTCTCCTCGGGAGGGACCCTTGTCAGAAACTTTGAATATGCCCTATCCCAGACACCCTGCGAGGCTGCGCTGAAAGAGTCTTTCGCCCGATTTGACAGCCAGGTGCAAGATACTTTCCCCAAATTTGAACTGCCGGGTGGGGTGAGAATCGACAGCTACTGCGGCGTCCAGATACGCATCAAGAGTGGCGCCGTGATCGGCATCCTCGCCATCATGGATACCAAACCGCTCCGCAAGAGCGAATGGATCCAGTCGGTCCTCACCCTGTTCGCTGCGAGAGCAGGAGCCGAACTGCAGCGACAGCGGGCTGAAGCAGCACAGCGGGCGGCGGAGAGCCGGTTGCGCTTCACACAGGTTGCCGTGGATCAATCATTCGATGGAGTGCTGTGGGCCGACGACTCCACACGATTCATCTACGCCAATGACGCCGTCTGCCGGTCGCTCGGGTATTCGCGGGAAGAGTTCCTTGGTCTGACCATCGCCGACATTGCGCCTTGCCATGATCCCGAACGTTTTCAACAGCGGCTTGATGAGATCAAGCAAGGCGGGGCAGCCACCTACGAATCCGTGCACCGCCGCAAAGACGGCTCGGAATTTCCCATTGAAATCTCGGTGACCTATCTCGAGTACGAGGGGACAGGCTATACCTGCGGCTTTATTCGCGACATCACAGAAAGACAACGCGTCGAGCAGGAGCGACTCCAGGCGCTCACGGATCTCCGTAATATCACAGAAACCGTTCCTGACTTTATGTTCACCCTCGACACCCAGGGGAACATGGTGAAATGGAATCACCGCGTCGAAGAGGTCACGGGGTACACCCCTGAAGAATTACACGGCAAATCCGCGCTCGCCTTTGTCCCCCCTCACGAGCAAGAACAGACGGCGCGCGCGATTCAGCGCGCGTTCACGGACGGAAAGGCTGAACTCGAAGGGCATCTCATAACCAAAGACCAGCGGACCATCCCCTATCATTGGACCGGAGCCGTGCTCAAGGAGCTTCATGGCCGAATCATCGGCATCACCGGAATCGGCCGAGATGTCTCAGCACAGAAAGAGACGGCCGAGGCCTTACAACGTCAACAACATCATCTCATGGAGGCCCAGGCGCTGGCCCATTTGGGAAGCTGGGAATGGGACATCGAGTCGGGAGACACCGTGTGGTCGGAAGAGCAATTCCGCATCTTCGGCCACGAGCCGGGGGCCATCGCCGTCACGTATGACACGTTCTTGGCCGCGCTGCTTCCTGACGATCACGATCGCGTGCTGGCGGCAGTCAACGACGCCTTGCTCGGGAAATGCCCGCTCGATCTGGAATGCCGAATCGTCCGGCCGAACGGGGACATTCGCGTCATTCACATGCGCGCAGACGTCCAGCGTGACATCACGGCGCATCCGACCGCGATGGCTGGCACCGCCCTCGACATCACCGAGCGCAAGCAAGTGGAAGAAGCCCTCCGGGCGAGTGAAGAACGCTGGCACCTGGCGGTACAAGGAAGCAACGACGGCATCTGGGATTGGAATATCCAAGCCGGGGAAATCTTCTTCTCCGCGCGATGGAAAGCCATGCGCGGCTTCGCAGACCATGAAGTCAGGAACCACATTGATGAATGGCGCAGCCGCATCCATCCCGACGATCTGGACCGCGTGCTCCAGAGCATCGACCACTATTTGGCCAGACAGACCCCCGGCTTTTGCGAAGAGTACCGGGTCCAGCGCAAAGACGGATCCTATATGTGGATCCTGGATCGCGGCACGGCTCTTTGGGCGGAGGACGGTAGCCCGGTCCGCATGGCCGGATCGGAAACCGATATTACCGAGCACAGGCAGACCCTATTACAGCTGGAGGAACAGGACACGCTCCTCCGCTCGATCCTCGATGCGGAGCCCGAATGCGTCAAGCGCGTGGCAGCGGACGGAACACTTCTGCATATGAACAAGGCCGGGCTCGGTTTCATCGAAAGCGATGCCCTTGAGCAAGTGGCTGGCCGGTCTGTGTACGGGCTCATCGCACCGGAATCCCTAGAACAATTCCGCCGCATGCACGACGCCGTAATCCGGGGGAATCCGCAAACCCTTGAGTTTCAGGTCGTCGGGCTGAAGGGCAGGCGGCGTTGGTTGGAAACGCATGCCGTGCCATTAAGTAATCCCATCGAGCACCGTGTAGAGCACCTGGCGGTTACTCGCGACGTGACTGAGCGCAAGCAGGCAGAGGGGGCACTGCGAACCTCGCAGGAAAAGCTCCAGCAGGCGCTCCGCGCATCCCATACCGGCCTGTGGGACTGGAATACGGATACGAACGAGGCTTCGTTTTCCAGAGAATGGAAATATCAACTCGGATACGAAGAAACGGAACTGACAGATACGTTCGAATCGTGGGAATCGCTCCTGCATCCTGAAGACCATGACCGGGTCATTGCCTATGTGCAGGCTTATCTCGCCAGTCCCGAGGGTGACTACCAACAAGAATTCCGGCTGCGGCATAAGGATGGAAGCTACCGCTGGATCGAGGCGCGCGCCGCGTTTGTGACGGAGACCGATGGTCGCCGAGTACGCCTGCTCGGATCACATACCGACATCACCAAACGCAAATGGGTCGAGCTGGCTCTCAGAGAAAGCGAAGCGCGGACCCGTTCGATTCTTGAAACGGCATTGGATGCCGTCGTTTCCATCAACGAGAGCGGTCTGATCATGGGCTGGAACCCCCAAGCGGAGGTCCTGTTCGGTTATGCTCCGCACGAAGTACTGGGACGTCTTTTGGACGAAACAATTATCCCGGCTCGATACCGCCAAGCCCATGCTCACGGCATGAATCGCATGCTGCAGAGCGACGACGGATCAGCCATAAAACGCCGCTTTGAATTCTTTGCCCTCCATCAAAGCGGGCAAGAGTTTCCCGTCGAATTCGCCATCGCTGCATCGCAAGTCGACGGACAGCGGATGTTCACTGCCTTCATCCGTGACATCTCCGAGCGCAAGCGGGCAGAAGAGGCGCTGCGGGAAAGCGAAGAACGTTACCGGACCTTGGTCGAACTCTCCCCCTCCGGCGTCTTTGTGTTCAGTGAAGGGCGAACCGTCTACGTCAACTCCATGGCCATGACCCTGCTCGGCGCCACGGAGCCGAACGATATTCTTGCGCGTTCCCCCTTCGAGTTCATTCATCCCGACTACCATGAGGACGTCACACAGAACCTCCGCCGCGTCTTGGCCGGCGAGGCCACCGTGCATCGGGCGGAGCGCGTGTATCTCAAGATGGACGGCACCCCCCTTCACGTCCAAGTCGAAGCCGTGCGGATCACGTGGAACGGCACACCGGCCATTCAGGGGTTCTTCTCCGACATTACGGAACGCAAGCAGATGGAAGACCGGCTGCGTACCACTCAATATGCGGTTGATCATGCCGCGGACAGCATCTTTTTCATCGGCGACAACGGGTATTTCCTGGACGTGAATGAATCGGCCTGCCGGCGCCTGGGCTACACGAAGGAAGAATTGCTCACGATGTCCGTGATGGATATCGACCCGGATTTTCTTCCTGCAGTGTGGGATAGCTTTTGGGAGGAGTTCAAGCGGACGAAACTCGTCCATCTTGAGACCAAGCATTGCAGCAAATCGGGCGAGATCTATCCGGTGGAAGTCACCGCCAACTACCTGCTCCATAACGGCCAGGAAATCGATTGTGCTATCGTCCGCGATATCACCGAACGTAAACAGGCCGAAGAAGCGCTCCGCCGAAGCGAACAGCAGCTGAGGACGGTGCTGGACACCTTACCCATCGGCGTGTGGTTCACCGATGAGAAGGGACACGTCTTGTACGGCAACCCGGTGGGCCATCGCATCTGGGCAGAGGCCGCCCGGGTTGGGCTTCCCCAGCCAGGGGGCGACGGGCTTTGGTGGGAAACGATTGCACAACCGGAAGCGCCTCACCGTTGGGCGGTCGGCACGGTACTCGCGCGCGGGCACGACGTGCAGAACGAAACCCTCGCCATCGAAACGCGCGCGGGAGAATGCAGAACGATTCGGAATTCCGCCGTCCCGGTGAAAGGCGATGCAGGGGAAATGCTCGGGGCGATCGTACTCAACGAGGATATTACCGACCGGATCCGTGCTGAAAAAGCGCTGCACCAGGAACATGCCCTCCTGATGGCCGTCATGGATGCTGCAACCGACATTATTTTCGTCAAGGATCTGGAGGGTCGATACATCCATATCAACCGGGCCGGCGCTCGCGCCCTTGGGATGCCCGTCGAGGAGGTGATCGGATGGAACGACTATGCCATCTGGCCATCCGACCTCGCCGCCTCCTGCCAGCTCGCCGATCGCCGCGTGCTCGAAACCGGGGAGCCGGTCACGGTGGAAGAAACCTCGGTGTGCGACGGCGTGACGACAATCTATCTCACGACCAAAGCGCCCTATCGTAACGCGGAAGGGCAGATCATCGGAGTCATCGGAGTGGCCCGCGACATTACCGAGCGGAAGCAAGCCGAAGAGGCCCTGCGTGCCAGCGAACAACTCTTTGCCAAGGCGTTTCGGGCTAGCCCGAATCCCATCGGTATCACGGAAGTGGCCACCGGTCGATGCATCGACACTAACCAGGCCTGCTTGGATCTCCTTGGGTTCTCCCGCGAAGAAGTCGTCGGACAAACCACCCTCATGCTTGGCATCTGGCCAAACCCAAAAGACCGGGACATGTTGATCTCGCGATTGCAATCATCCGGGGCAATGCATAATGAGGAAATGACCTTCAACACAAAATCCGGAAACCGTCGTCATGTCTTGGTATCGTCTGACCTCGTGGAGATGAACGGCATGAAGTGCCTCATCACGGTCGGAAACGACATCACCGAACGAATACGAGCCGAAGAAGCCCTGCGCGAACAGCACTCGCTGCTCTCGGCCATCATGAATACCACGATGGATATCATTTTCGTGAAGGATCTCGATGGACACTATCTGCATATGAACCCCGCCGGAGCCCGGGTGGTCGGGCTGTCTCCTCAGGAGGTGGTCGGAAAAGATGACGACGCCATTTGGCCGCCCGATCTCGTGGCCTGTTGCAAAGAAGCCGATCGGCTGATCCTGTCGACCGGCTCCGCGCAGACTATGGAGGAGAGCACGATCGCCAATGGGAAGCGCATCACGTACCTCACCACCAAGGCCCCCTACCGCGATGCCGCAGGAAACATGATCGGCATCATAGGGGTCGCCCACGATATCTCGCAGATCAAACAGTCTGAAGAAGACCTGCGGCGTTCTCATGCATTCATCAGGCAAATTATCGATACCAACCCGAATTTTATTTTCGCCAAAGACCGCGAAGGACGCTTCACGCTCGTGAACAAGGCCGTCGCCGAGGCCTACGGCACCTCGGTGGAGCAGCTCATCGGGAAAACCGATGCGGACTTCAATTCCAATACGCAGGAACTCGAATTCTTCAGAAAAAAAGATCTCGAGGTATTGAACTCGCTCCGCGAACAGTTTATTGGCGAAGAAATGATCACGGACGCGGCAGGACACACCCGCTGGCTCCAAACCGTCAAACGCCCCATCCTGGATGAATCAGGCCTGGCAACCATGGTGCTCGGCGCCTCCACCGATATCACCGAACGAAAGCGGATCGAGGAAACGCTTCGGCAACGGGAACGCGACCTTCGCACGGCGCTCGATGAACGGGAACGTATCAGTCAGGATCTTCACGACGGCATTCTTCAGTCCCTCTATGCCGTCGGACTCGGGCTTGAGGCCTGCAAGCCCCTCATGACCCAACGGCATTATAAGAAAGCCGCCGCGTCGATGGACCGCGCGATCGGACACTTAAATCACGTCATGAGCGAGGTGCGGAACTTCATCGCCGGGTTGGAATCCCAGATCCTCCAGGGAAGCACTTTCCCGATGGCATTGCGAACCATGGTCCAGACGCTCACCGCAAACCATCCGATTCCCTGCACCCTCACGATCGATGAGTGCCTGGCCGACACGTTTTCCACTGAACAGGCCCTTCACCTACTAAACGTGGTACGTGAAGCTCTCAGCAACAGCCTCCGCCACTCGGAGGCCACAAAAACGACGGTGTCCTTGAAATCGCTGTCCCGTTCCATCCGCCTGACGATCGCCGACAACGGGAGGGGCTTCAATCACGCCAGTATGCACGGAGCCGGACACGGCCTGACGAACATGGAGGCCCGAGCCCGGAAAGTCGGCGGACGGTTCGCGATTAGGTCCGTTCCACAACACGGCACCCGCATCACCATTGATTTACCGAAGCGATCTACCGAAGGAGACTCGCCATGCAGAAAGTGA